Part of the Musa acuminata AAA Group cultivar baxijiao chromosome BXJ3-10, Cavendish_Baxijiao_AAA, whole genome shotgun sequence genome, TAGTATTTTCAAAACGACAAACCAACCACGTTTGCATGGTGTTTACAGGAAAAATATTTGTATAATATCACTGCCTTTAATTATTGTTTTGTATTGATGGTAGTAATTTGAGGGCAAGGAGAGTAGGTCATGTGGATCTATGAGATAGCAGTATCACAGTCAGGAACAGGATCAGTTTAAGCATAACAAGGAGCCTATGAACCAATGGACTACTCCAAGTAAAGCTCAAAACCCGTCCCAATTCGTCCAATAATTATGTCAGGGTATCCTTTCTCGAGAAAGATTATAAtcatgatttgattatgattcaattaaaatatttgaCACTTGATCAGAAGGATTTAGAATGTGATGAAACCTAAATAGAACTACAATAAGCTGATTGGTAACTTGAGCATAAAGAACCTACTTCACAACTTTTCACAAAATTAGCTTCATAGAGAGATACAACTCATCAGAGCTTAATATCTATAAAGTCAAGACAGTTGACTCAAATATTAGAAGTCATATAGTATGACCCTATTTCTTCCAAGTATAACAGAAAAGAGTCTGTTATAAGGCACTTGACTTCCCAACAGACCCTGGTTTAGAACCCAAAACAAACAGTTACTTCAAATTAAAGGCAACAAAGGCATACCTTGAAATATGCTCTTTCACATGCCTCTTTTGTCTCAAACTCTGAGATAAGAAATGGATAGAAAATGCACTCAAATGTTAAGTAACAATGAAAAATGACAAGTGAATGCATACACAATAATCAGATATGAACATTAAGTTTAAATCTTGACAATGTAAAACAAATCAACATCATCAAGTCTATGAATCCTTTGCTGCCATTGTTGTTAATAACAAACTTATTCATCCTCAAGACTTTTCTTAATTATTTATGTTGAACCTGCTTTTTAGGAATGCAGGCAATGATAGAATAAGATGACTGGTGAAAAAAGCTGATATTTTAAAAACCAAAAGGCTagagaaataaaacaaaaaactacAACCAACAAGAAAATATCACttccatttcaaaaaaatattacctAAATTGCGCAAAAGATAACTTGGCAGTTTCCATTAATTCAACTCGCCAATACATAAAATTTTCACTATTCCTTTCAGTTGCAAtaacttaaaaaaaagaaaaaaagcttgATCATGCTTTCCCAAAAAAGTGGTGTCTTCTGTTTCCCAAAGATGATACCTCACTTATGTTTAATCCAAAGACAAAACAACAGAAATATGTGATGTTATTGTATCTTCGACTCGGGGACAACTCCGGGATCATATGATCCATCCAATTCAGCATTTCAATGCCCAAGCTAGGCAATTTACATGTCAATTGTGCTGCTCATATCAGATGGCACATATCATTCTGTCAAGGGAAAGGACTCAAAAGTGTTATTTTTCTGTAACTATTTAAtgttattctttatttttaaacttggtcTACTCCTACTAGACCTTCTGTAGTAAGACATCTTTTTAAACCTATTGCTTTACAATTTTCATCTAATGTGAAAAATTAGAGGGGTAATAAAATTTACATGTCCAACAAATGCCCCCATCAGTCCTGTGCCAAACTAAGTCTAATGTCAATCCAATTCCAGACTGAAGTCATAGTAATAATGGAAAACTAATCTTGCCCCTAGTTACTCTTCCTCCTAATTAATGTTACTGGAGAGAAGATAAGATCATTCTCTTAAATTACTTTTTTTCATTATTCTTCTTTATTTTCCAACTCATACTCGCAGCAAGAGTGTCAGCATTGTGGCTAACTGTTCAATGCCTGATGGCACTTGTAACTCCATATGAGAATCATTCACTATTAACAAATGACAATCAGGATGACACAGGCATGCTGGCTTATAACTAGGGATCCTCAAGGTCATTTATTTCAAGGTAAGAGTATGGAAGAGTCAATTACAAATGGAAATCAACACTTTACCACATCTACAAACATAAAACACATGAACAAAGTCAACTGACATCAATACACATTAATATACTGATTTAAGTAAGAAAAAGCTATGTGCATAATGGGACAAGAACTTACCTATAAAAGCATAGCATAAACTATCTCCAGTCTTGTAATCACGAATTATATCAGCTCTGCAAACAAAATTATTGCAGTTAAAAGGGGTGAAGAAAACAAGAAGCATCTACGAGTCTGAGCCAGAAGGCAGCACTTACGACATGACATTCCCAAAGCGAGAAAAGATTGTATATAAATCCTCATCCTGGAATCAACAACAAGATGAAGATAAGGGAATAAAGTATCAAAAGGAGACTTATCATGAGTTGCAGTCTTGCAGAAGTTACTTGGACTAATTGTAAACTTTTTAAACATGAACAAATGTAGCATTGAAACAAGGACTTGATGAAACATGACTAGAATCAACTGGTTATTCAGTTAATGATTACTTGTGTAACTGGATTAAGTTTACAAACAAACAACACGTTCTCTGGTGGTTTTATGTCAGAATCTGGAATGTCTCCTATCTGGCATAGATAAAAAAAAGTGCAAAttagcaacaacaaaaaaaagtatTTAGATTATCAAGAAATGTAGCATCAGAGTCTGTATGCTGGTTTCTTACACTTTCAAGAATTGCTGCATTTGTGTGAGCCTCTTTCACACGAAGTCTCTCTTCAAGCTCTTCTGTGCCTAGTGTCTCATCCAAGGGAACCCAGTTATCTTCCAAGCGCTCTTCTGCAATCTAGATAATTCCCAATGGAAAGGAGGTTCAAAGTTCATAAAACGATATAAGCGGTTGACCAGAATCAATGTGCAAAGGACACCAAAAAAAGGAATATCTATTACAACAACAATTCATAATCCCTATATTCCAATGAGGTTTCTCCAAAAATTTCAAGTTGTTTTAGAATCCGTAAATAAGCATCAAAGAATAATAATTTGATGGAAGATTAGCTCAGAATGGATGAACATTCATGAATACATCTGTTGTCATGAAATGATGTTAGGGGTTTACATAATTATTATGAAGATCGCAAGTGGCATACAAACACTGATTTCTATTAGGTAATTGAATTTTACCTAATAGCATGGCAATTGAATACAAGCATACATATAACAAACAATGGGAACTGATAAAGAACTAGACATAGGCATACACTTGATGAGAAAATGATTTCAATTTTTACCACCAAATATATCCTGGCAATTGAATTCAACTAAAGTTGACCATGTGTACGACAGTGCTTTACAAGCATACCATAGAACAAACAATGGGAACTGACAAAGAACTAGACATAGGCATACACTTGATGAGAAAATGATTTCAAATTTTACCACCAAATATATCCTGGAAATTGAATTCAACTAAAGTTGACCATGTGTACGACAGTGCTTTACAAGCATACCATAGAACAAGCAATAGAAACTGATAAAGAAAGAGATATAGGCATATGCTTGATGTGAAAATGATTTCAAATTTTACCACCACATATATCATGGCAACTGAGTTCAACTTACCTCATCAGCTGGTTTACCCTCTGGTGAATTCTCAGGAATAAACTCAGCAAGCTGAGGTGGATCATCAAAAGGATCATCCAAAATGTAGGTATGTTTGATTCTGTTGATATAAAAGCGCAAAATTATATACActgaagaaagaaaggaaaatatTTTGAACCCTGAGACCTTCAAAAACATACTGAACTACAAAAAGAATGAGAGAAAATATGCTAACTTTTAGCAATTAGCATGTCAGTGTCAAGTCACGAagatactgaaaaataaattaaaattttagtacAGGAAACTTgaacaataaaattttattatgaataccACTCAACTGCACAAGTTTAAATTAAGACTCAAATTTACACATTCAAGGTGGACACCAAACAGTTCAAACTAAAGCATCTGTAAGGCAACTAAGAAAAATGCTAACTAATTTACCACCAAAATTGAGATCTTCTTCATATGCATCCTTGGGTCATTCTAACTCCAAGTCCTTTCTTTGTCTCACTTAGGAAGATGTGAAATCGAGTTCCAGAACAGTAAGATAAGTGTTGATATATGATCTGAGCATATTTAGTGACTATACATGCAAATTTACCAAGAAGCTACTCAAGAAACACTTTACATGTTCAATTTTGTGACTTATTCTGTTTCCTAATAACCAAATGTATGGAACAGGTACTCAAAGGTGTAGTAGCATAACAGAACAACTCTGAAGTATAAGGACGACAGTAGCGTAATAAATATAACAAAGCAGTGGCGGTATAAAGGCACTTTTTGATAGTTCAGATGACTTCTTACTATCAAACATATGACAAGGAGCAAAAACAAACCTGATGTCCTTGAAAGGTCTACCATTATTATCAGCATATGCTTCATTTATCTTAGCCAATGTGTCCAAACCTTCTTTTTCTTCAACAGTACCAAATACCTGTGATCAGAAAAATAAGAACATATTCATCTCTAGTGGTTTggaaacattttctgaaaataacaaAGAGGAATCATAATGTAATACTCACAGTATGTTTTCCATCAAGATAGTCAATGTCATCACGCAATGTGAAGTAAAACTGATATCAGCAATAGAAACAACTTTTATCAAATTAGAAACAAGGAGCTTTGAATCTTATAGTGCATGGCCCCGTAGTGAGATATTTTACTAttaatttttacaaaaaaaaattatgtgagaAGTATGAGCAAGTGAGATATTTTACTAttaatttttacaaaaaaaaattatgtgagaAGTATGAGCAAGTTTAACAAGTACAACAAAGGTATACCAACATCTTCAACCAACTGTTTTCTTTGGGAGAAATAGCTGAATTGAAAAGATACTTAAAAGCGAAAAATTGAACAAAAGTACCTGAGAAGCATTAAGATTCTGTCCTGCACTAGCCATAGCTATGGTACCAGTTCTGGTATGCTTAAGATCTGGATGAATTTCATCCTCAAAGAAACGTGCCTGTTCACCGTATAGAAATCTAAAAGTAGGACAATATGGGTAAGAATCACAATCAATTATAAAGGTGGGCTTGGAGACAATCTAATGCTATGTAGGCTACAAAAAGCTTATATAAATCACTTAGATTGATATAAAAAACAACCAGGAAATTTACTCTGGATTAGTAAAATTAAACACATATGAAAATGCATCAAATTAGAATTGACACAACATGAAGCTTAAAGAAGAAAGGCAATTATACAACTAAAAAATGGGAAAGGGGACCAATatgtcaaattatatttcaaGGTTTAACATCGACATTATTCTGACAAAAAATTTGCCATTAAAATTGAATTGATGAAGTAAAACATGGAATGGATCTGATGAATGACAACTACAAGGAGGGAAAACCATGATACATATTTTCTACATttgcaaccccccccccccccccccccccccagtttGCTGGCCTGTGGGGTGTGGGGTCTGTGGCATGGACATCAGCATGTCCTAaaatttgataattcaataaaaTGACAGTGATAAGGGGTTTGAAGAAACAGATGAAAAACATAAAGGAACAAATATGTCGAAAGACTAGTGATCTAAAAACATTATAAAACTGATCATACCTAGGCAGGGTCACATGGCTCAAGTCTCCAGAATATAAGCAAATTAAGACAATACAAAGCATCAGAATGAACAAAAAAGGTCCAGAACTTGTAGACTTCAGCTTATTCGTCCAATTAAAGGAGTTCCAGTCACAAGGATTAATCAGGTAAAATTCATGTGATCTGTTCATTGTCACTAGGaagaatgcatcatgaaaaaaagTCATGTCATATATCCTGACTTCATCTTGGAGAGAAAGACATCGTAACTGAAGATGACAAGAATGGGTTATGGTTGCGCTTTGCTCCCGAACTATTTATTCTGATGCATCTTAGAGACATGACTATGAAATTTGAGTTGATATTTATGTCAAGAACTGTATGATTTCAGAAATGTTGCTACTAAAAGAATCTTCACTCCACTTGACATTGCAAAATTAACTGCCTCCCTAGATGCAAAGGCAAAAATAGAAGCACGACCATTCTCTTTTCTATCAAACATACAGTTCTGAGACAATCTAATgatttgatatttataatatcttACAGTCTGATGGTAACCATAGTCCAAACAGTCAAATGACGTGCCTGGTTCCAGCAATTCAATGTGATAAAGTGAGTGAACATCACTTACAAAATGCAGCAAACGAAATAAGTGGAAATACTAACTTGTACGCTGAATCTCCTCCTGTGCCAGTCCCGGTCCTGTCTCCAGTCTGAGCCAAGAAGTCCTTTTCCACTTTGTGAAACAGACAACCATTATAATACTTCATCCTGCACAAATTAGGACCAATAATCACAAAAGGAAACCAACAAACCCTAGAAACCTCAATTTTAGGGTTTTACGTTCTTCATCCGGCACAAACAAACGCCTTCGTTCCCAAATGAGACCAAGAATAAGACGAAGTCTAAGAAATGGAGAAAGCTATCAGTGTGTATGTACATACTTGCAGAGCTTGAGGAAGTTCTTAGTGGTGAGAGGACATCGGTCGGTGTGGAGATCCACCACAATGTCCCCCAAGCTCGTCACGATCAAAACCGACATCGTGGGGCGCTACCGAAAGCCGATAGCCGCTCAAGTGATCCCCCGTGTTCACCCAGCAGCCGCCGCGGCGTCCGGCCTCCGCTCAACCAGGCAAAACGCTGGCGAGCACTCCCGATGGGCACCTCGTGGAGACAAAGCCGCGCCCTTCCATCCGCTGCCCGATTACACAAGCCACAGGGTTCGGCTGCAGCCCTAACTTAGATCAGATCCCAACCGAAACAGGAAAGCAACACTTTCTTATTTCAGGAGagcatttttttattatattcattattttcagCGTGACTATTCCACGAGGACCAAAATTGTTTTAGGCAAATTTTCGTAAAAACCCCTACTTTTAAAAGATTTTAGCGTCCTCGTTtcgaaaaattataaaatattatatattttttcttaaaatatacTTTTGACCCCTGCCTTCACCTCATCGACCGCTATCTCCATTTGAGCCCCTAGCAACCTCCTCTCCTAGTTTCATTCATAGACACCCCCCTCCCTTCCCTCTTCTCTCCCCTACCCTGTCTTGGTCCCGATCACGTCTACCTCCATCCATTACCTTTATACCCATCGACCATTACTTTTGTCTTACACTATTGCCCTTATCTCTTTTCACTCTCTTTCTTTGTCATCATCGTCTGCACCCATGATATCTTTGTCGATGTGATAATGATGACCATGGGATAGCAAGACTATGACAACAAGTGATAGAGGTGAGGGCAATGGAGCAAATATGGAGGCGATTAGCAGGTTGACAATGATGGAGAGTGAGGAGGTCCATACATGAATTTAGTCAAAATTGAAGACGAAGACAGTCAGAACGAAAGTGGCCAATGTCCGATGCACAAAAGCAATAATAGGCAAGTAAAGACAACCGATGAGGCAGATGTAGAGGACAAAATCATCTTCTATGAAACAAGAGGTACTctatgagaattttttgaaaatgaaTGAGTTTTATGAGAATTTTTCAAAACGAGGGGGCTTTTTACAAGAATTATACTCAACATTTTTCTCTTTTCACTTTTTTAATACTTCTATTgacttttttttatgaaatgttctattagtattctatttttattatttataatcttatcttaattttttaatattttatattcctCTATAAACGTAAATATCATAATTTGAAATGTAACATCAAACTATCGAACAACAATGAATAACGAGTGGTTGAATTATGATAATTATTTAAGTGATGATTGTTCCCTCCCTTCGTAAATAGAGGATGAAGGGCGATGAAGAATAATGTGAGAAAGGTGGTGACACATGAAAAGGGAATAGTAGAGGGCAACACAAAAGGGATACGAAGGGTGGAACAACAAAGGGTGGGGTAAGCAATGCCAAAGGCATGGTTAGCATCAAAATGATAGGATCCCCGTGAGCAAACCCCCTTGTAAGCAATCTTACGGATAGTGGTGTTGAGGAGAAAGAACTTTTTATCGTTAGTAAAAAGGGTCGTAGTGACAAAAGCAGAATGGACAATATTGCTTGTTGTAAGAATAGAGGTGATGAGTGATACTTCTCACGAGAGACAAAAATAATAACGATGATAATAACGTCAATGATTAGTGAAAGATGGAGAGGTATTTTAATCAAAGTAATAAATAAGATATCTATGAGTAAACATTAATTATGAGATGTTATTTAATTACtgttaaaaaaattttagataaaaataccccaattacattatatatatatttaatgatTGTATGAAAATAAAAAGGGTGTTAATAGAAgttggtgaaaaaaaaaaagtttatcttAGAGAAATTgccatcaattttttttacttaaatcCACCGGTGGGCGATTATCTGGAACACACAAGTACCATCTCCAAATCACGTGCGAGGAAAGTTTTCGGGGATCGTTGATCGCCTCTAGCACCGTTTGACCGGTGGGCGTTTTCTCCCGTCCTTGGGCCCTACCGCCGGCGTCTCCAGCCGGAGCGTTGGGTAGCAGCAAGGAAAGTTTTATGGGATCGTTCATCGCCTCTTGCTCCGTTTGATTGGTTGCCGTATTCTCCCGTCCTTGGCCCTTACCTTCGGCGTCCCCAGCTGGAGCGTCTGGTGGCATCAGGTTATCCGTGCCGTTCTTGTTATTGTTTCTTTTATTTCGTCCATTGCTGTGTTCTGCCTTCGCCTCATCCTCGGTGCGTGAAACGAAGATTGCTCCCAATAAGTCGCTCCGCCCGTTCACCATCGCTGATACCACCCGTCGACGGTAAGATCCTCCGTCACTCCGCCTTCTCCGCTTCCTCGTTATTTTAGCCAAATTTCTTCGGACTTCGCAGGCTGTCGATTTGGGTTTTCCTTTACCTGATCTTCTTGCCGATTGGGCTCCAAGAATCTCGTCTTTTGGAGATCAGACGTTCGAGAGAACCCAATAGGTGCCCATGAACAAGGAATTGACTAGGTAATGCGGATGAAAAAGGTCGGAAAGTACGATGTTGTTAGAACCATTGGACAGGGGACCTTTGCCAAGGTCAAGTCTGCTGTCAATACAGAGACCGGCGAGATCGTTGCCATGAAAGTGCTAGCAAAGAATACCATCCTTGAACATAGGATGGTCCATCAGGTCCTACACTATCTTCATTTGAACTTCTATCCCATTATTGGACTTTCCTCCTTTCGTTCCTCCTCCCTGGCTATGACTCATTATGTTTGTGGTCAAAGGGATGCATATGAATATGTCTTGTTATTTGCATAAATTTAGACTATTGATAGAGATAATTAGTTTTGCCTTATGATAACCAAGTTTTAATTCTGATTGTTTTGTTCTCAAGGAATGTGATGAACTTTGATGAGATGTGACGTACACAAATTCTTCCTTTtgggaggaaaagaaaaaaacattacCTATACGTAGGGAATGAACAAACtctacaattcaaatgattttttctttttggcTATAGTTGGAGAGGAGCTCAACCGCCCATGCTCATTCTTGAACTCCAACAGCTTGGGCTTGAGTACTAGTTCAATCTAGGGGTTGATGAAGCAGTTCAGGCAGTTAGAGTGGTAGACATAAGTGTGATTGTGAGGAATGGAAGGGGGTGTACCAGGTGAGGTCTAAGGAAGATCTAGAAGCTTTGGGTGGTTGAAGTGGGTGGTGGCAATGAGGCTAGACTAGACAGGTTGATGCTGAGGATGGTGAACTCAAGTAGACTAAGATCGAGGAAATTTTAAAtgtataatatgtatatacattataTCCAATCAAACCGAATCACATTTAGGTTTGGCTTATTACGAAAAATGTGCACAAGTTAGTAGTTCAAGCTTAACTCATATTTTTTGCAACAAGCCATATTCGAATATACTCA contains:
- the LOC103968809 gene encoding peptidyl-prolyl cis-trans isomerase CYP59 isoform X2, which encodes MSVLIVTSLGDIVVDLHTDRCPLTTKNFLKLCKMKYYNGCLFHKVEKDFLAQTGDRTGTGTGGDSAYKFLYGEQARFFEDEIHPDLKHTRTGTIAMASAGQNLNASQFYFTLRDDIDYLDGKHTVFGTVEEKEGLDTLAKINEAYADNNGRPFKDIRIKHTYILDDPFDDPPQLAEFIPENSPEGKPADEIAEERLEDNWVPLDETLGTEELEERLRVKEAHTNAAILESDEDLYTIFSRFGNVMSADIIRDYKTGDSLCYAFIEFETKEACERAYFKMDNTLIDDRRIHVDFSQSVARLWSQYRQGKRSHPTKEGCFKCGAPDHFARDCDKEDSDNKQKGPKYVLKDDNTQHGGHEDKRYDMLFDEDNLETVGHRANGQEKTKKQNASHHSTERNQDKRISDRHRHGDDITRYDRVDGKSRGNRKHGDYHRDKRADEKGDEDREHRRRLHESSRHVYDSGDPKRSFGSRLENEREGGDSHRENEGDDRKRLNADELRRRNDGDRKRKSRDHDVDDYRERKYREKDRK
- the LOC103968809 gene encoding peptidyl-prolyl cis-trans isomerase CYP59 isoform X1, producing the protein MSVLIVTSLGDIVVDLHTDRCPLTTKNFLKLCKMKYYNGCLFHKVEKDFLAQTGDRTGTGTGGDSAYKFLYGEQARFFEDEIHPDLKHTRTGTIAMASAGQNLNASQFYFTLRDDIDYLDGKHTVFGTVEEKEGLDTLAKINEAYADNNGRPFKDIRIKHTYILDDPFDDPPQLAEFIPENSPEGKPADEIAEERLEDNWVPLDETLGTEELEERLRVKEAHTNAAILESIGDIPDSDIKPPENVLFVCKLNPVTQDEDLYTIFSRFGNVMSADIIRDYKTGDSLCYAFIEFETKEACERAYFKMDNTLIDDRRIHVDFSQSVARLWSQYRQGKRSHPTKEGCFKCGAPDHFARDCDKEDSDNKQKGPKYVLKDDNTQHGGHEDKRYDMLFDEDNLETVGHRANGQEKTKKQNASHHSTERNQDKRISDRHRHGDDITRYDRVDGKSRGNRKHGDYHRDKRADEKGDEDREHRRRLHESSRHVYDSGDPKRSFGSRLENEREGGDSHRENEGDDRKRLNADELRRRNDGDRKRKSRDHDVDDYRERKYREKDRK
- the LOC103968809 gene encoding peptidyl-prolyl cis-trans isomerase CYP59 isoform X3, with the translated sequence MSVLIVTSLGDIVVDLHTDRCPLTTKNFLKLCKMKYYNGCLFHKVEKDFLAQTGDRTGTGTGGDSAYKFLYGEQARFFEDEIHPDLKHTRTGTIAMASAGQNLNASQFYFTLRDDIDYLDGKHTVFGTVEEKEGLDTLAKINEAYADNNGRPFKDIRIKHTYILDDPFDDPPQLAEFIPENSPEGKPADEIAEERLEDNWVPLDETLGTEELEERLRVKEAHTNAAILESIGDIPDSDIKPPENVLFVCKLNPVTQDEDLYTIFSRFGNVMSADIIRDYKTGDSLCYAFIEFETKEACERAYFKMDNTLIDDRRIHVDFSQSVARLWSQYRQGKRSHPTKGTVIRRTLITSRRDQNMF